In Hymenobacter volaticus, the genomic window ATGTACGAGTTCCTAGCCAAGAACCTAACCCTAAACCTTTCTGCCGCCGAAGACAAAACCGGCAAGCTCGACGAGTCTAAAGTCACCATCGAAAAAGAAGAAACCCAAAAGGTGTTCGGCAAAAACGGCGAGCTACTACCATCAAACGCCCTAAAAGGCTTCGAGGCCTTGCAAGCCGCTTTCAACAAGTCAACGCCGGCTACCGAAGAAGCCAAAAACCAGAATTAGATGAAGACTAAAATCTAATTCCTCTCCTCATCCGAGGATGAGTTAGGGGTGGTTGACCAGTCGTTGAACGACACCATCAGAACGTCATGCTGAGCGCAGTCGAAGCATCTCGCGTGCTGAGGTTGAGTTTACCACACTGGCGAGATGCTTCGACTGCGCTCAGCATGACGAACTGAGTGAACGATGATTATCAACCACTCCTAGCTACTCAGATAAGGGAAGGAACCAGCTCTTGCTTCCACCGCAGATTGAACACTTAGAAGCATTGATGATACGAACTCTTTCATACGGCCTGCTACTCGCGTTCAGCCTGCTGACTGCCCAAGGCTACGCGGCTGATATATGGGTGTCGCCAAAAGGTTCTGACCGGGCTGCTGGTACGGCCTTGCAGCCGCTGGCTACGGTAGCGGCAGCTTTGCGGCAAGCGCGGAATTTGCGCCGGTTGAACGATCCTTCGGTGCAAACGGGTGTGCACATTTGGGTGCGCGGGGCGAGTACCGACTGTACGAGCCGTTGTTTCTGCGGCCCGAAGATGCCGGTACTGTGACCAGTCCGACGCTGATTGAAGCCGCTCCCAACGAGCAACCTGTATTGAGTGGTGGCGTGACCCTAACCGGCTGGCGCAAAGATGGTAGCAACCGGCTCGGTTTGCCGGCTGCCGCGCAGGGGCAAGTATGGGTGGCCGATGTGCCGATGGTAGGTGGCCGGGCCTTGGCGTTTCGGCAGCTGTGGGTGAATGGCCGCAAAGCCGTCCGGGCCCGCACCCCTAATGATGACAACCTGCCACGCCTGCTCACGTGGGACGTGGACAAGCAAGAAGCCTGGATTACGGCCACTGCGGTAGGCACGCTACGGCAGGCAGGCCAACTGGAAATGGTGCTGCACCAGATGTGGGCCGTGAATGTGCTGCGCGTCAAGACGCTAACAGTGCAAGGTGCCAAGGTCCGCGTCACGTTTCATGAGCCCGAAAGCAAAGTTCAGTTCGAGCACCCTTGGCCCCGGCCCATCATCAACGGCAAAAACGGCAGCTCGGCCTTCTACCTAACCAACGCCGTCGAGCTACTCGATCAGCCCGGCGAGTGGCACTATGATGGGCAACGTGGACAAGTGTTGTACTGGCCCCGGCCGGGCGAAACCATGAGCAGCGCCCACGTGGTGGCGCCGGTGCTGGAAACCCTGGTGCAAGTGTCGGGCAGCCTAGACCAGCCGGTAGCCTACGTGCAGTTCAAGGGCCTAACCTTTGCTTATACCACCTGGCTGCGACCCTCCGAGCAAGGCCACGTGCCGTTGCAGGCGGGCATGTATTTGCTGGATGGCTACTCGCTTCAACAACCCGGTACCCCCGATAAAGCCGGTCTCGAAAACCAAGCCTGGATTGGTCGTCCGCCCGCGGGCGTGGAGCTTGCGGGTGTGCACCACACGCGCTTCGAGCGGTGCCAGTTCCTGCACATGGCCTCAGCCGCCCTCGATTACCAAAGCAGCACCCACAACGATGCAGTAGTCGGCTGCACCTTTCGCGACGTGGCCGGCAACGGCATCCAACTCGGCAAATTCTCCGACGAAGGCACCGAAACGCACCTGCCCTACAACCCCAAAGACGAGCGCGAAATCTGCACCAACGAGCTGCTGGAAAACAACCTGCTCACTGATTGCGCCAACGAGGATTGGGGCTGCGTGGGTATTGCCGCCGGCTTTGTGCGAAACACTACCATTCGTCACAACGAAGTTTCGCAAGTGCCTTACACTGGCATCAGCGTAGGATGGGGCTGGACCAAAACCGCCAACTGCATGCGCGACAACCGCGTGACGGCCAACTACATTCACCACTACGCCCAACACACCTACGACGTAGCCGGCATCTACACCCTCTCGGCCCAACCCGGTACCACCATCACCGAAAACCGCGTCGAGGAAATCGGCCAGGCGCCCTACGTGCACGACCCCGACCACTGGTTTTACTTGTACTTGGATGAAGGCTCGGCGGGCATCACAGTCCAAGACAATTGGTGCCCGGCCGAGAAGTTTCTCGCCAATGCCAACGGCCCCGGCAACGTCTGGAAAAACAACGGCCCCATGGTAGCCAACGCCATCAAGCAAGCCGCCGGCCTAGAACCCGCCTACCGTGATTTGCTTGCCGAACAAATAAAGAAGCCAGCAGCTAACGGAGCACAAGTCAAACAGTGAAAAATAAAGGATAAGTAGCCCGTCATGCTGAGGGGAGGCGCAGCCGCAGTCGAAGCATCTCGCGTGCTGACATTGAAGCAGTAACCGTCATGCTGAGCGCAGTCGAAGCATCTCGCTAGTGTAGTAAATCCAATTAGCACTGCAACGACACCACGCGAGATGCTTCGACTGCGCTCAGCATGACGGTTACTGCTTCAATGTCAGCACGCCAGATGCATAGGTCCTTGACATGATGCGCCACATACTCAGAAGAAAGGTCACTTAAGCATAGCATAAATAACTGAGCAAGTATTCGACTTAAGGCCGATCAACCTATCACCCCACCTGATGATAAACCAGTATCTGACCCGCATTGCCACGGCCGCCGTTATGCTACTGACGTTGCTTACAAGTGCTTCCCAAGCGCAGCAACGCTCGAAAGCAGCCACTTGGATTTGGTATCCTGGTGATTACGAAATCTGGTTGGGCAATCAAATGCAGAACCGGCGCACCGAGCGGGGCTCGTTTTTTCCGCCGTTTTGGCGGCTGGATAGCCATTATGCCCTGATTGATTTTCACCAGGATTTCGACCTCAAGCAGCCGGAGGAAATTGAACTGCGCGCCGAAGGGCAGTACAACGTAAAGCTGGATGGCAAGCTGATTTCCGGCGCGCCCGAACGGCTGACGGTGCCCGCGGGCAAGCACCGCCTCAACATCAAAGTCTACAACCAAGAGCACGTGCCGGCGGTGTACGTGCGCGGCGCCACCATCGCCACCGATGGGTCGTGGCTGGTGACGTACGAGGACAAGGAGTGGATTGACGCGTCGGGCAAAGTTTCCGATCAATCGGGTACGACGTGGCTGACGGCGGGTTCCTGGAATTTCAACGATCCGCAGGTGCTGCCTTCCGCCTTCCGCCTGACAACCGAGCCGCGGCGGGCAGCCAGCGTAACGCGCACCCCGGCAGGCGGCATGGTAGTGGACTTCGGGCGCGAAACCTTTGGCTACGTGCAACTGCACGGCCTGAAAGGGAAGGGGCCGGTGACGCTGTACTTCGGCGAGTCAAGAGAAGAAGCCTTAGCCACCGAAACCTGCGAAACGCTGGAGCGCCTGAGCGTGGACCAGCCGCAGAAAGGCGATAAGCTGACCGCGCTGTCGAAAGCGTTCCGCTACGTGAATATCCGGCCAGAAGCGAGCGTGAGCCTTGATTCGGTGTCGATGCTGTATGAGTACGCGCCGGTGGTGGAGCGGGGCAAGTTTCGGTGTTCCGATGAGCAACTAAACAAGATCTGGGACGTGGCGGCCTACACCATGCACCTGAATACGCGCGAGTTTTTCATCGACGGCATCAAGCGGGACCGGTGGATATGGTCGGGCGACGCCTACCAGAGCTACCTGATGAACTACTACCTGTACTTCGACACGCCGACGGTGAACCGCACCACCTTCGCGTTGCGCGGCAAAGACCCCGTAACCAGCCACATCAATACCATCATGGACTACACCTTCTACTGGTTTATTGGCATCTACGACGCCTACCAGTACACCGGCGACAAAACCGTGGTGACGCAGCTTTACCCGCGCATGCAAAGCCTGATGGACTATTGCCTCGCGCGCCGCAACAAAGACGGTTTGCTTGAAGGCTTGGCCGGCGACTGGGTATTTATCGATTGGGCCGATGGCCTGAGTAAGAAGGGCGAGGTCAGTTTCGAACAACTCTTGTTTTGCCGCAGCCTGGAAAGCATGGCCCTGTGCGCTAATCTGGTAAACGACCAAGCCGGCGCGCAGAAATACCAGCAACTAGCCGCCGACCTCAAAACCAAAATCTTCACCACGTACTGGAATGCCGAG contains:
- a CDS encoding right-handed parallel beta-helix repeat-containing protein — translated: MFLRPEDAGTVTSPTLIEAAPNEQPVLSGGVTLTGWRKDGSNRLGLPAAAQGQVWVADVPMVGGRALAFRQLWVNGRKAVRARTPNDDNLPRLLTWDVDKQEAWITATAVGTLRQAGQLEMVLHQMWAVNVLRVKTLTVQGAKVRVTFHEPESKVQFEHPWPRPIINGKNGSSAFYLTNAVELLDQPGEWHYDGQRGQVLYWPRPGETMSSAHVVAPVLETLVQVSGSLDQPVAYVQFKGLTFAYTTWLRPSEQGHVPLQAGMYLLDGYSLQQPGTPDKAGLENQAWIGRPPAGVELAGVHHTRFERCQFLHMASAALDYQSSTHNDAVVGCTFRDVAGNGIQLGKFSDEGTETHLPYNPKDEREICTNELLENNLLTDCANEDWGCVGIAAGFVRNTTIRHNEVSQVPYTGISVGWGWTKTANCMRDNRVTANYIHHYAQHTYDVAGIYTLSAQPGTTITENRVEEIGQAPYVHDPDHWFYLYLDEGSAGITVQDNWCPAEKFLANANGPGNVWKNNGPMVANAIKQAAGLEPAYRDLLAEQIKKPAANGAQVKQ
- a CDS encoding alpha-L-rhamnosidase-related protein; protein product: MINQYLTRIATAAVMLLTLLTSASQAQQRSKAATWIWYPGDYEIWLGNQMQNRRTERGSFFPPFWRLDSHYALIDFHQDFDLKQPEEIELRAEGQYNVKLDGKLISGAPERLTVPAGKHRLNIKVYNQEHVPAVYVRGATIATDGSWLVTYEDKEWIDASGKVSDQSGTTWLTAGSWNFNDPQVLPSAFRLTTEPRRAASVTRTPAGGMVVDFGRETFGYVQLHGLKGKGPVTLYFGESREEALATETCETLERLSVDQPQKGDKLTALSKAFRYVNIRPEASVSLDSVSMLYEYAPVVERGKFRCSDEQLNKIWDVAAYTMHLNTREFFIDGIKRDRWIWSGDAYQSYLMNYYLYFDTPTVNRTTFALRGKDPVTSHINTIMDYTFYWFIGIYDAYQYTGDKTVVTQLYPRMQSLMDYCLARRNKDGLLEGLAGDWVFIDWADGLSKKGEVSFEQLLFCRSLESMALCANLVNDQAGAQKYQQLAADLKTKIFTTYWNAEKGALVHSRVNGQPTDNVTRYANMFSIFFNYLSPEQQQQVKKSVLLNPQVAKITTPYMRFYELEALCALGEQPYVLKEMKSYWGGMLDLGATSFWEEYDPAKKGAEHYAMYGRPFGKSLCHAWGASPIYLLGKYYLGVKPLTAGYATYEVVPNLGGLQWMEGTVPTPQGDITLTASVQQLKVKAAAGTGTLRFRSKSKPSCKGVKIQAKGNGQYELQLEKNREYVVTYQAV